TACACCTTTAGGAGTAGCTTCTGAAGGTAAAAAGACAATTAAGAGTGAATACAGAAAACTCCTGAGAGTGAACACAGGAAACTCAGCAAGCCAGCAAGAATAGAAAGGAGGAACACACAAGATATAACGTACTTTCACTACCACCGAGCTGGTTGACAGCATTTATGAAGCATTCATGAAGCTCTGGAGTCCACCTCATCCGTGGCTTGGCTGCAGCAGTAGTGGCAGAAGACGATGCACCAGTGACAGCACAAACCTCACCAGAATGGCATGGAACAGACTGATCTGTTTGCGGCTGCTGCATTGAAATATTAGAGGAGGATTGGGCAGGTGGGCAAACAACCTATAGACAATCAGAAATCATATAAACCAGTTGCAATTTTAAAATATCTAATTACAGAATGAATTGGCTATGGGAAAATTCATGCACCACAATGAAGATAATTATACACCTAAatcatataatgcttatgtaataTATAGGGACTGTCTTAGACTGTTAAATACCAGATAGTTCAAGAATTATATGATATGATCATTTCAAATACTAGAAGTTGATAACACTGATTTCTTTTTCAAATAAAGGTCTTGTGACTCAAGTGTCGAGAAGCACAAGATTATCTTGTAATCCGAAAGACAACAGGCAAGGACCATGTGTGATTTAACATACTACATTTGTTGCAACAAATGTAAACTCTAATGGACAATATGAAAGAGAGAAGAAACTAATCCTTTCTTCAGCATTCTACAAGTACCTGTAGATAGTTCAATTACCTTCGGTTGAGATTCAGAGATAGTTGTATCATCAAAAAGATCCTTCCAATCCACATTCATTATATCACTCCAccattcattttgcttattaaGGTCATTAGAAACCTTATTTGAGCTATTTTGTATTTGATTGTTCCCCATAATTACACCATCtgaacaatttaacatgccttgaACTGAATCCGGACACCAGGTTATTTCGGTTGGACCTTTGGGGAAATTATTTGGCACTTGAAATATTTCCATATTTGACAAATAGGTTGAAGGCAAAGAAACTCCAGCATTCAGTGATCGACTGACGAATGGAGTATTGTTGGTATGCCTCTCATGGGCGAGAGTTGAAGAGAAACTAAGATCTGGAGAAAATCCAGAAGGTGATGAAAACAAAGGTCTCTGGGAAGGCAAAGGATTTCTTTGTATTTCCCTCTCCAGTGGAACATGTTGGGGATCTGGTAGTTCAGGGAATTTCTCCTCCAAGGTGTTT
Above is a genomic segment from Musa acuminata AAA Group cultivar baxijiao chromosome BXJ3-4, Cavendish_Baxijiao_AAA, whole genome shotgun sequence containing:
- the LOC135636679 gene encoding protein PHOSPHATE STARVATION RESPONSE 2-like isoform X3, with product METHSALPVGNLNMQQFCNSGSSGVMSSSLPVLPNTLEEKFPELPDPQHVPLEREIQRNPLPSQRPLFSSPSGFSPDLSFSSTLAHERHTNNTPFVSRSLNAGVSLPSTYLSNMEIFQVPNNFPKGPTEITWCPDSVQGMLNCSDGVIMGNNQIQNSSNKVSNDLNKQNEWWSDIMNVDWKDLFDDTTISESQPKVVCPPAQSSSNISMQQPQTDQSVPCHSGEVCAVTGASSSATTAAAKPRMRWTPELHECFINAVNQLGGSERMSEKTATQSEELPSLDLKTGIDFTEALRLQMEVQKRLHEQLEIQRNLQLRIEEQGKYLQMMFEKQYKSTMDKTHCSSTVEKPTTISSDQTHSTAKIDLPEARNSSTDSKITEGFRQVSNKWKMSEVEPSNEKETDALTSSLPPSKHSRINDEDS
- the LOC135636679 gene encoding protein PHOSPHATE STARVATION RESPONSE 2-like isoform X2; protein product: METHSALPVGNLNMQQFCNSGSSGVMSSSLPVLPNTLEEKFPELPDPQHVPLEREIQRNPLPSQRPLFSSPSGFSPDLSFSSTLAHERHTNNTPFVSRSLNAGVSLPSTYLSNMEIFQVPNNFPKGPTEITWCPDSVQGMLNCSDGVIMGNNQIQNSSNKVSNDLNKQNEWWSDIMNVDWKDLFDDTTISESQPKQPQTDQSVPCHSGEVCAVTGASSSATTAAAKPRMRWTPELHECFINAVNQLGGSEKATPKGVLNIMKVEGLTIYHVKSHLQKYRTARYKPDSLEGMSEKTATQSEELPSLDLKTGIDFTEALRLQMEVQKRLHEQLEIQRNLQLRIEEQGKYLQMMFEKQYKSTMDKTHCSSTVEKPTTISSDQTHSTAKIDLPEARNSSTDSKITEGFRQVSNKWKMSEVEPSNEKETDALTSSLPPSKHSRINDEDS
- the LOC135636679 gene encoding protein PHOSPHATE STARVATION RESPONSE 2-like isoform X1, coding for METHSALPVGNLNMQQFCNSGSSGVMSSSLPVLPNTLEEKFPELPDPQHVPLEREIQRNPLPSQRPLFSSPSGFSPDLSFSSTLAHERHTNNTPFVSRSLNAGVSLPSTYLSNMEIFQVPNNFPKGPTEITWCPDSVQGMLNCSDGVIMGNNQIQNSSNKVSNDLNKQNEWWSDIMNVDWKDLFDDTTISESQPKVVCPPAQSSSNISMQQPQTDQSVPCHSGEVCAVTGASSSATTAAAKPRMRWTPELHECFINAVNQLGGSEKATPKGVLNIMKVEGLTIYHVKSHLQKYRTARYKPDSLEGMSEKTATQSEELPSLDLKTGIDFTEALRLQMEVQKRLHEQLEIQRNLQLRIEEQGKYLQMMFEKQYKSTMDKTHCSSTVEKPTTISSDQTHSTAKIDLPEARNSSTDSKITEGFRQVSNKWKMSEVEPSNEKETDALTSSLPPSKHSRINDEDS